A window of Nocardiopsis sp. Huas11 genomic DNA:
GCGCCTCCGCAGTCCTCGGACGGAGCGGCCCGCTTGCCCGCGGTGCACCTCGCTCTCGGCGCACCCTCTTGACGGGGCAAGACGGCCTGGAGGGTGATCAGATGCTCCCAGTCGTCACCGAAGTCGTACAGGTAGGTCAGCCGGTCCCCCTTCTCGGCCAGGACTTCGTCCAGTCGCACCTGTTCCTCGGGGAGCCCGGGTTTGCCTTCCTGTGCCTCGAACGGGCAAAGGTACAGCTCGGCTTCCCTGCTGTAGTAGGAGCCCCCGCTGGAGAACCCGTGCAGGTGGTAGTCCTCCCAGCCGAACGCGGCCTGGAGGATCGTGTGCACTTCGTTGAGGAACAGGTCCGAGTCCAGCTCCAACCTGCGCCACACCGGTGGCTTCGTGCCACTGATCTCCACCCGCACCCGATAGGTTGCCGTCTCCTCCCGGCGAGGACGGCGTCGGGACGGACGCGGCCTCTCCTCGAAGTAGCCGAACCCGAACGGTGAGCCGCTTCCCGCACCGGAGGCAGCGGCACGCAACAGGTTCTCGAAACCTTCCGGAAGCGGGAGGTCGCCGTGATCGCTCATGGGCGCAAACTACCGTCTCCCCGTTCGCGGCGCGACGCCGCGAACGGGGCCGTTCGCGAACCAGGCGGGTTCACCTCTCCAGTCCGGCCTCGTCCATGCGGCGCTGGAGCCCACTCTTGCGTCGGTGCCGTTCCCTCATCTCCCGAAGCGGTCGTGTGAAGGCGTCCTGTTCCTCCTCCCGTTCAGCGAGGGCGTACAGGTCCGCCAGGAGCGACACGGCCCGGTCGTACTCTCCGGGAAGCTTGGTGTTGATGCGGTCCTCGACCTCCTGCCACACCGCTTCGCGCCGACCGGCCAGGCCCTCGAGGCGCGCCTCCCGGGCCGCAGCGGCCTCCTCCCTGCGCCGTTTCTCCTGTTCGGCCGCCAGTGCGGCCTCCTCGCGTGCCCTCCGGACCCGGAGTTCCCCAGCGGCGCTCCACAGTTGGCGAACGGTCCGTGTGCCCTCCGCGACAGCCGGGCCTCCACGTGTTTCGGCTTGGAAGGACTGAAGCATGCGTGCCCGCGCCCGAGCGGTTTCTCCTTCAACGACGAGCTCCAGGAGGCGGTTCTTCTCCTTGGCAGGCAGGTTCTCGATCCATCCGGTCATCTCCCCTCGCCGGCCGTCTCCGGTCGGCAGAGGCGGGGAGCCCTGGGCAGCCACCGATAGTAGGTCCGAGTCGATGCGCAGGAATTCCGCTACCGCGCACAATGGGGCACTCAGGCTGCCCAGCCCTGCTGGAACCGGCGGTTCCAGTTCCCCGTCGTCGAGTTCGTCGTCGGCCTGCACCGACAACAGCCACGCGAGGTACAGCAGACGCCGATCGCCTCCCAGCAGTTCCGCGCGCACCGGGGCGATGCCGGCCAGACCCGCTGGGTACTCGACGAAATCGGCTTCCTCGTCCTGGGAGAGCAGGGATATGACGGTACGGCCCTTCGCGGTCGTGAAATATGCGTCCTCGGTGAGCAGGTACGGCTTGATGTCCGCGGGCCTCAGGACCGCGCTCGGGACGGAGATCATGATCCAACGGGTCCCCCACTCGGCGAAGTAGGCGAACGCGTCGAAGTGGGTACGCATCAGCCGTGCCGGATCACCGCGAAAGTCACCCCAGTGGTACTCGTTGGTGAACGAGGTCGCCGTGATGCTCGCCCTGGTGGACAGATCCCGCAGCTCGGCACGCTGGCTCTCGTCCAGCGGCTGGTCCAAGGCGAGGAACTCGTAGTGCTGATAGGCACTCATAGCGGAGTGGTCCTTCCCTGAGGTCGGTATCGGTGCCCAGCGCTCCACCGGCGCGCGGGTCAGGAAGTGTCCACCTCCGTGCGCAGTGCTGTGGTCGGGCGGTCCCATCGGGCGGCTCCGCGCAGCCGGGTGTCCCCGCCCCTTCCCGTGGCCGGGGACACCGTGGGCGGTACCTGTCAGCCCGTGTAGATGCTCACGCCCCAGGAGTTCACCATCGGTATGAGCTCCGCGTAGTAGGTCATACCGCCGGAGGAGCAGTTACCCGAGCCCCCGGAGGTGACGCCCTGGGCCTGCGAACCGGAGACGAAGGGGCCGCCGGAGTCACCGGGCTCGGCGCACACGTTGGTGCGGGTGAGCCCATGGACGGTGCCCTGCGGGTAGGAGACGGTCTGGTTGCGGGCCTGGATGGTACCGCAGTGCCAGCCGGTGGTGGAGCCGGAGCGGCACACCGCCGAGCCGATGGGCGCCTGGCTGGTGCCGGTCACGGCCTGGGCGCCACCGGAGTTGTAGCGCGACACCAGGTTGTGCAGGGTGAAGTTGGAAATACCGCGGACGAAAGCGATGTCTCCACCGGAGAAGTTCGAGTACTGGAAGACCCCCACCCCGTCGGGAGGGACGGTGACCTGGGTACCGACACCGCCGCAGTGAGCCGCGGTGACGAAACCGGGCTGGCCGGCGCTGTTGGTCGCGGCGAACCCGATCGCGCAGCGGCCGCCGTCGGTATAGAAGGGCATGCCGCCGATGATGTCGGCGTAGACCCGCGGAGCCTGGTCGGTCTCCACGACCTGGATGGCGGAGGCCTCCACGCCGGCCTCGGCGACCATGGCGTCGACGTCGGCGCCGGAGCCCTCCAGGACCTCGATCACGACCGTGTCGCCGGCCACGTCCGGGTACCAGCCCAGCACGCCCTCCTGGGCGGAGGCCTCGTTGAGGTCCTCCACGACCTCGGCCAGGCCCTCGGTGCCGTAGGAGACCACGGTGGCATCGGCACCGGTGGCCTCGACCGCCTCGACGGCCGCGGTGTCGGTCACCAGGACGGTGAGCTCGTCGGTGTCGAACAGGGAGCCGGCGTAGGCGTCGCCGGCGGCCTCGGTCGCCTCGGCGTCGGTGTCCAGGGCGGCTTCTTGGACTTCCAGCAGTGATTCGGCTTCGGCCTGGGTCAGGTCGAGGTCGCGCTTGAGCGCATCCATCATGCCGGTGGCGTGGTCGTCGGCGACGGGATTCTGGGGTACCGGGCCGGGGGCCGCGAGGGCTCCCGGGGCCATGGACAGTGCCAAGCCGAAGGCCAGGGTTGCTGAGCCGATGGCGGAGATGACGGGGGAGGGTCTCATGTCCCTGATTCTCCAAAGGGGGATTGGCGGGGGAGGGGAACTTCCGCTCCGGTGGGTGCGGGAAGTCCCTTTCGTGGCTCGGAGTTGGTCCGATTCACGAAGTTCACCGAGACATCCGGTAAACGGTTTCCCATCATAAGTGCACACTTTGACAATGGAAAGACCTTTTATTGGGCCGGAGTCTGTTGGTTCCTGTGGTGCTACGGGTGAATGAGCGATGACGATGACCGGCGTATGGATATGCGCAGCTCTCACCCCCTGCAGAAGGCATCACGAATGCGAGTGAGGGGCGCGATCGACCACGGCATGCCCCAGGCCGAAGCCGCGCGGGTCTTCGCCGTCAGCCCGGACTCGATCCGCAACCGGCGCCGCCAAGGAACAGACGGGATCCAAGGACTGCACTCTGGTGGGCCGGGCAGGAAACCGGGTGAGCGCACCAAACTCACCCCCTCCAGGAACAGGCCCTGGCCGAAGCGCTCTGGGACTACATGCCTCAGGAGTCGGGGGCGGTCGGCACCCTGTGGACTACTGCCAAGGTCACCGCTTTGGCCCAACGGTTGTCCGGCACCGCCTTCACCGACCGAGGCGCCCGCAGATGCCCGCCCCGTCGGGGGTTGCACTTCCAGCGCCCGGACTGGCCGGCGACCGAAATCGACCCTCGGTCTCAACGGAGGTGGACCGATCAGGCCTACCCGGACCTGCGTGCCCGGGCCTGGGACGAGGGCACCCGGGTGATGGTCGCCACGCTCGGCGCCTACCTGGTGGTGCACGTGGGTGCTCAGCAGAATGCTCTTCTTGGCGGGGTCTTTCCTGCTGTTGCGAGCCCTCCCGGCCAATTCGAACCACCCGGATACCACGTCGGGGCGAAACCCGCCACCGGAGGCGGCCATCGGAGGCGGGGCCATTCCCGCATGCGCAGGGAGCAGACCAGGCGACCTGGAATTTCATCGCGATGACCAGCCCGAATCTGCGACTTGGCGAGAATCAGACACAAAGCTATTTCCCCGCGAAGAGGATGAAAGTGCCGCCCGTATCAACAAACGGCGCCCACAGCCCGACGAGAGCGGCCGGCCCGACCGCTTCCGGATCGAGCGACTCCGGGCCCGGTCAGTCCTGCGGCCGTGCCGGGGCGGCACGGTTCGGTGTGGCGGCCCGGGTGTCGAACCTCGTGCTCGCCAGCGTGCGCTCGGCCATGAGGTCGAGCACCTCGCGGGCCACGTAGGCGGTGGCACCGCGTTCGATCGCCTTGGTCTGGAGGATCTCCGCCTGGCGCAGTTCGTCCAGGGCGGCGCTCGCCGCCGGGAACGAGACACCGAGGATGCCCGACAGGGTGGTCGCCGTGACCACCGGAGCCTCGGGAAGCCGTCCCAGCAGGCGCGCGACGGCCGAATCCGCCCGCGGCGCCGCGCGGCGGCCGAGGGACGCCCGGTGGGCGGACAGGCGATCGCTCCATGCGGAGCGCATCTCGTCGATCCGGCCCATGAGTGCCACCGACTGCTCGACGGCGATGGCGCAGGCCTGAACGAAGGTCTCCAGCCAGGCGTTGACGGCCGCGCTCGCCTGCGCGCTGCCCGGCGGCGCGTCGTGTCGGTAGGCGCCGAGCCCGTCGACGTAGCGGTCCCGCAGGGTGGCGGGCACGAGACTGACCGGGAGAACCGCGTCCTCGGTCAAACCGCGCCGGGCCAGCACCGTGTGGATGAGGGCGCGGCCCACCCGCCCGTTGCCGTCGGTGAACGGGTGGGCGGCCTCGAATGGGGCGAGCACGAGGCGGCCGGAATGGAGGAGGCGCGGACCGCGCCTTTGAGTCAGGGTTTCGGGCTAGCCCCTGGACGAAGAGGTGAAGGTTTTCAGCGACCCTGGACTTCTCGGCCCCGAGAAGACGACCCCGCCCCCGGGTTCTGTGAGCGAGACCGCACCCCCGGAACGCAGGAGAAGTCCACTCATGAGGATTATCAGCAGGTCACGGCCACCGAAAGAGAGGCAGGGTCATCCCGTTTCCCGGCGCTGCCATTTCTTTGGAGGACGACGGCGACAGCGGAAATTCCTTCACGAACCAATGAGCGAATACCGGCCATGAAGAAAGGGCACAGAGAACAAGGGTACGTGAAAGGGAAATGCAAGATCCACGCGGACGCCCGCCCCCCTCCTGCCGCAAAGAAGACCAGAGCCCTCACCGCGGCGAACCAAGGACCGCAAGCCCCTGAACAGGAAGAACAAGGACACCACCCGCCCCCAGCCACAGGAGAACGATCCCGTACCGCCGTCGCGCCACTTCGACCCGCGTGACCTGCATCAGCGTCCTTCGGTTCACAGGAACCCGATATCGGACCGAATCCGCCTGGCCGGATGCGGCCACCCTGACGCCCCCGGAACGAAAACACTGGTGAAACGCCGACCCGCCGCAGAGAAATAAGGTTTTCGCTGGTGAGGCGGAAGTTGTCGCATTTCGTCGGCCGCTGTTAGCGTCCATGCTGTCCGGCCGAGATACGTGCCCGGAACGCAAAACCCCCTAAGGAAGACATCCATGAGGATCGGTATCAGACGCGCCGCGTGTACGGCGCTACTCGCCGGCGGCCTGGTCGCCGGCGCGGCCGGCACCGCGTCCGCCGTCGTCGAATACGTCGGAGGCGGTGTCTGGGACCACGGAATCGTCAATTCCCGCGTCTACTCGAACTACTACCACAGCTCCATCTGCCACGGCTCCACGGCTGTGGGCACCACGACCGTGCGGGCCACCGCCGGCGCGGGAGCGACCTCCTACGCCAGCGCCCCCAAGGCGTGGACGAACAACCAGACCTACTACCGCACCTCGTGCTGAACCCCCGACTGGAGATCTCCCTCATGAACTCTCTCAAGCGCGTTTCCGTGGCCGTGCTCCTCGCTTCCGGCCTGGCCGTGGGCACCGCCGGTGTCGCCGCCGCGACGACCAGTTACGTCGGCGGCGGTACGTGGCAGCATGGCGTCACCGGCCTTCCGGGCGCCGGGACCACCTATTCGAACTACCACCACGGCTCCGTCTGCCATGGCGCGACCGCCGTGGGCCAGACGACCAAGCGGGTCTCCGCCGGTGCCGGGGCCTGGGCGAACACCTCTGTCCCCCGTGCGATCGGCAACAACCAGTCGTACTGGCGCACCAGCTGCTGACAGCCGGCCGTGCCGTTGTGGATCCGCCGGTGCAGCGCCACTGGCGGATCCGCCATACCCGCCCCCTGACAGGACCACCAGGTGCCGAACAGAACCCTCTCCTTCGCCTACACGGTGTGCATCGCCTTCGCCGCGCTGATCGCCTTCCTCCTCGCCGCCACCGCCGAACAGACCATCTACGTCCTCGAGGACTCGGAACTGGTGTGGATCAGCGAGAACGAGGGCACCCACGACCTCGATGAGGTCGCCCGCACCGTGCAGGAGGTCGCCGACGACCACGGCGCCGCCATCGGCTACACCATCCTCGACGTCAACGAACCGTCGTCGCTGGCCCACATGTACCTGGCCGTCTCCGACCCCGGCTCCCGCCAGGCCCGCTGGCTGGAGGAGGGCTACCCGTCCTTCGGCCGGAGCTTCACGGTCCAGACCCACCCCATCGACGCGTTCGATGATGTGGGCCCCAACGGCCACTACCTCGTCTTCGGCACCGAGGAGGCCCGAGAGGCCCTGTACGTGGCGCTGGCCGAGCACGGCCTGCACGAGGCGCCGGGGACCCAGACCACCCAGCTGTGGCACTACTTCACGGGCGGCTACCTGTTCAACCTCCTGGTCGTCGCCCTGCTCGCCGCGGTCACCGGCGTCGGAGCCGGTGTCCTGCTCTCCTCACGCGACTACGCGGTCATGCGGCTCCAGGGCCACTCCTACCTGGCCCTGCTGCGCCGGGACTGGACCCGGGTCGCACGCCTGTACGCGGTCGCGCTGCCCGTGGGAGCCGCCGTCGTGCTGGCCGTCCTCGGTTTCTACAACGGCTGGAACCAGCTCGGCTTCTACACGCCCCTGGCCCTGGTGCTCCTGGCGGTACTCGCCGTGCCCTGCCTCATCGTGCACGCCGCCGTCCTCGGCCTGGTGTACGCCACCGGCATCCTGCCCGCGCTCAAGGGCCGCCTTCCCGTGCGCAGCACCACCGCCGCGATCTACCTGGTGCGCGTCCCCGTGCTGGTGCTGACCCTGGTCATCGTCGGGACCGTCGTGGTCACGGCACAGAACGCCCGCGACCAGCGCGTCGGGCTGGAGGTCTACGAGCAGTACGAGGACACCTCGCGTCCGGCGCTGAGCGCCAACTACGGCTGGTCCGACGAACAGGCCGTCAACGACGAACTCGGGCCGTGGCTGCGCCGCATCGACTCCGAGGGCGGCATGGTGCTGGCGATCCACACCCACCCGTCCGAACTCCTGCTCCCCGATCCGAACGAACCGACCGGTCCGGCCGCCGTCGACATGGACACCCCCGTCCTCATCGTCAACGACACCTACCTGGTCGAGCAGGAGGTCCTCGCGCCGTCCGGGGAACGCTATGGGCCCGGCGAGAGCATTCGGGTCATCGCGCCCGCCTCCGCCTCCGCCCACACCGACCGGCTGGTCCAGGGCATGACCGACAACTGGCTCGACGTGTCCGGCGAAGCGGGTTTGGACCTGGAGGTCGAGGTCGTGCCGGCCGCCGACGGGCAGACGGCGTTCACCTACGGAGCCGAACGGTTCGACGGGCCCCTCTTCCTCCCCCTGGTGCACGAACCGGTCATCATCGCCCTGCCCAACGGGCAGGTCATGTCCGACAGCAGCTACGTCGACCACATGTCCGCGCGGGAGACCGTCTTCCCCGACCCGGCGGTGGTCGAGGAGTTCCGCGCCGAGAACCCCCAGGCGTCCCGCTACATCGCCATGGTCGAAACCCTCACCACCAGCGCCCGCAAGACCCACGCCGACACCCTGATGGTGCTGCGCAGTGAACTGTTCAACCTGGTGGGAGCGGGCGCGGTCCTGCTGTTGACCGCCGCGGCCGCGTGCATCATCCACGTGCGCACCCAGGCCCAGACCATCTTCGCCCGGCACATCAGCGGGTGGACGTTCCTGGCCACCCACCGGCGGCTGCTGGCCGTGGAGGTGGTCATCGCGGTGGCCTTCGTGGCCTGGGCCACGTGGGACACCGTCACCACGCTGGCCGCCATGAACGATCCCACCCGGTCCGTCATCCCCGGCGCGATGTCGGCCACCGGGGCCGAACCGTTCTACGCCGTGGGCATCGCCCTGGGCTCCCTCGCCATCACCCTCGGTGCGCTCGCCGTCTTCCACCGCCGTATCGTCCGAGAAGGCTCCTCACAGGCCTGACGCACCCAAGGAGCACCATGATCACCCTGAAGAACCTCGCCAAGTCCTTCGGTCAGCGCACCCTGTGGCGGGACCTGGACCTGACCGTCCGGGCCGGGGAGATGCTCGCGCTGGTCGGCCCTTCCGGGTCGGGCAAGACGACCCTGCTCAACTGCATGGGCCTTCTGGAGGATCCCAGCGGCGGCGACATCGTCCATGCCGGCAGGAAGCTCAACCGGCTCGGCCCCGGGCGGCGGCGCCGCTTTCGCCGTGACCACCTGGGCTACCTGTTCCAGAACTACGCGCTGATGGAGAACGCCACGGTCAGGGCGAACCTGGACGTGGCCGGGCGCGACCGCGGGCTCCAGGCCGAGGCCCTGGAGCGGGTCGGCCTGGCCGGGCGCGAGAAGGAGATGGTGCACTACCTGTCCGGCGGCGAGCAGCAGCGCGTGGCCCTGGCCCGGCTGATGGTGAAGCGACCCTCCCTGGTCCTGGCCGACGAGCCGACCGGTGCTCTGGACGAGGACAACGGGCGCATGGTCATCGACACCCTGCGGGAGATGGCCCGCCAGGGGTGCGCGGTGGTGGTCGCCACCCACAACGACAGTGTGCGCGAGGCGTGCGACGCGGTGTTCGACGTCCAGGAGCAGCGCCTGACCGCGGCCGTGTAGGGATCCGCGCGGGCCGGGCCGGGCCGGCGGGCGCGCCCGGCCCGCGTGGACCGGCCACCCTGGTCGCCGGTCCCTCGGCGTGACAATATGACCCCCATGTCCCAACCGCCCCCGTTCGGGGTCCCCTCTCATGCCCACCGGCCCGGTCCTCAGTGGGGCACCGCACCGCAGCGCCCACCGGCGTCGACCGCTGACAAGGCCGTCTCGATCGTCCTCATGTGCGTGGCGCCGCTGGTGTGCGCCGGGACGAGTTTCTGGGGCTTCTTCTCAGTTTTGGGGACCGCCGGATGCTCACCCGACTGCGGCCTCGCCGTCGACCTGGCCATTCCCACGATGATCCTCGCGCCGTGGGTGATCTGGCTGGTCGCGACCGTCTGGGCGATCGTGCGCCTGATCAGGAAGAAGTCCGCCCTCTGGGTGATGCTCGCCGGTCTGGGCGTCTCGATCGTGGTCTATGTGGCGGCGAACGTCGTCATGTTCACCGTCCTGGGCTGACCACCCGCGCGCGGTGGTCCCGCCGCCGCGCGCGGCCGGGGCACGCACCGCGCGGCCTCCGGCCTACAGGCCGCGTGTGACAGGCGCCCCGCCGCCTCGGCCCTGTTACGCGGGATCCCCGGCGACGGCGGGAGGCCCGCCGGCGGACCGCTTCCGGGCTCCCCGTCTAGCCTTCGGCCGGTGCCGCGCGCCAGGGTTCGCGCCCTCGGAGCAGGTCACCGACCAGGGCACGCCAGGGGATGATGACGATGAACGGGAGCGCGAAGGCGAAGGCGAACAGCGTCTCGGAGACCTCCGGGGTCACGGCGCCGCGCCACCACAGCGGCACCGCGACCACGAGCACCCAGATCGCCTTCCACAGCACCTCGAAAACGAGCACGGCGGCCATCCGCACCGGCGCGAACAGCCCGACGACCGAGAGGAGCTGCATGGCGCACAGCACGGCGTCGAAGGTGCCGTCCATGAGAGGACGGTCGGGGCCCGACCCCAGCAGTCGCGGCCAGGCGGTGAGGGCGAGACCGACGACCATGAGCAGATAGCAGGCGCGCATCAGGTTGCGGCGCAGGGGCGTGATCGTGTCGGCCGTGGCCGACAGGGTGGGAGCGTTCATACGGTCAGTCTTGTCCCGG
This region includes:
- a CDS encoding S1 family peptidase codes for the protein MRPSPVISAIGSATLAFGLALSMAPGALAAPGPVPQNPVADDHATGMMDALKRDLDLTQAEAESLLEVQEAALDTDAEATEAAGDAYAGSLFDTDELTVLVTDTAAVEAVEATGADATVVSYGTEGLAEVVEDLNEASAQEGVLGWYPDVAGDTVVIEVLEGSGADVDAMVAEAGVEASAIQVVETDQAPRVYADIIGGMPFYTDGGRCAIGFAATNSAGQPGFVTAAHCGGVGTQVTVPPDGVGVFQYSNFSGGDIAFVRGISNFTLHNLVSRYNSGGAQAVTGTSQAPIGSAVCRSGSTTGWHCGTIQARNQTVSYPQGTVHGLTRTNVCAEPGDSGGPFVSGSQAQGVTSGGSGNCSSGGMTYYAELIPMVNSWGVSIYTG
- a CDS encoding Fic family protein, with translation MLAPFEAAHPFTDGNGRVGRALIHTVLARRGLTEDAVLPVSLVPATLRDRYVDGLGAYRHDAPPGSAQASAAVNAWLETFVQACAIAVEQSVALMGRIDEMRSAWSDRLSAHRASLGRRAAPRADSAVARLLGRLPEAPVVTATTLSGILGVSFPAASAALDELRQAEILQTKAIERGATAYVAREVLDLMAERTLASTRFDTRAATPNRAAPARPQD
- a CDS encoding lactococcin 972 family bacteriocin, encoding MRIGIRRAACTALLAGGLVAGAAGTASAVVEYVGGGVWDHGIVNSRVYSNYYHSSICHGSTAVGTTTVRATAGAGATSYASAPKAWTNNQTYYRTSC
- a CDS encoding lactococcin 972 family bacteriocin, producing MLNPRLEISLMNSLKRVSVAVLLASGLAVGTAGVAAATTSYVGGGTWQHGVTGLPGAGTTYSNYHHGSVCHGATAVGQTTKRVSAGAGAWANTSVPRAIGNNQSYWRTSC
- a CDS encoding ATP-binding cassette domain-containing protein, whose product is MITLKNLAKSFGQRTLWRDLDLTVRAGEMLALVGPSGSGKTTLLNCMGLLEDPSGGDIVHAGRKLNRLGPGRRRRFRRDHLGYLFQNYALMENATVRANLDVAGRDRGLQAEALERVGLAGREKEMVHYLSGGEQQRVALARLMVKRPSLVLADEPTGALDEDNGRMVIDTLREMARQGCAVVVATHNDSVREACDAVFDVQEQRLTAAV